In Pseudocalidococcus azoricus BACA0444, a single genomic region encodes these proteins:
- the rpsU gene encoding 30S ribosomal protein S21, which translates to MSEVRLGENESIESALRRFKKKIQKAGILSEVKRRERYEKPSLRRKRKQEAARKRNR; encoded by the coding sequence GTGTCTGAAGTGCGTTTAGGTGAAAATGAGTCCATTGAGTCTGCATTACGGCGATTCAAGAAAAAAATTCAGAAAGCTGGGATTCTCTCGGAAGTCAAACGCCGGGAGCGCTACGAAAAACCCAGTCTCAGACGTAAACGTAAGCAAGAGGCCGCCCGCAAGCGGAATCGCTAA
- a CDS encoding PhoH family protein codes for MPEVLTIQLPTAAAAVALAGENQGNLKLLAAQTGAKWVLRGQDLLIYGTEPQQTLSQSLLQSLNHLWQEGKFITQVDILTARQALDTQRTEELRDLQADVLARTRRGEVIRAKTFRQRQYIQAIRDHTLTFGIGPAGTGKTFLATVLAIQALLSNEFERLILTRPAVEAGEKLGFLPGDLQQKIDPYLRPLYDALYEFVEPEKISNLMERGVIEVAPLAYMRGRTLNNAFVILDEAQNTTPAQMKMVLTRIGFNSKLVVTGDVTQTDLPQHQPSGLVVAEQILGQVAEIAFCYLTKGDIIRHPLVEKIIAAYERHQA; via the coding sequence ATGCCAGAGGTCTTGACAATTCAACTCCCGACTGCGGCGGCTGCGGTAGCTTTAGCAGGTGAAAATCAGGGGAACTTAAAGCTATTGGCCGCTCAAACCGGAGCCAAGTGGGTTTTGCGCGGACAAGATTTGCTGATTTATGGAACTGAGCCTCAACAAACCCTCAGTCAGTCTCTGCTGCAATCCCTCAATCATCTTTGGCAGGAGGGTAAATTCATCACTCAGGTAGATATTCTTACCGCCCGCCAGGCCCTGGATACCCAACGCACAGAAGAACTCCGAGACCTACAAGCGGATGTGTTGGCCCGCACTAGACGGGGAGAGGTAATTCGGGCCAAGACCTTTCGACAACGGCAATATATTCAAGCGATTCGTGACCATACCCTCACCTTTGGCATTGGCCCGGCCGGTACAGGCAAAACCTTTCTGGCCACGGTCTTGGCGATTCAAGCCCTCCTCAGTAATGAATTTGAACGCTTAATCTTGACCCGGCCAGCGGTGGAAGCGGGAGAGAAGCTCGGTTTTCTACCCGGGGACTTGCAGCAAAAAATTGATCCCTACCTCCGCCCCCTCTATGATGCTCTCTATGAATTTGTTGAGCCGGAGAAAATTTCCAACCTGATGGAGCGGGGCGTGATTGAAGTGGCTCCCCTGGCCTATATGCGCGGTCGGACGTTGAACAATGCCTTCGTGATTCTGGATGAAGCGCAAAATACGACCCCAGCCCAAATGAAAATGGTTCTAACCCGGATTGGCTTTAACTCCAAGCTCGTGGTCACCGGCGATGTCACCCAGACAGACTTACCCCAACATCAACCCTCTGGCCTGGTGGTGGCGGAACAAATCCTCGGGCAAGTGGCTGAAATTGCGTTTTGCTATCTGACCAAGGGCGATATTATCCGGCATCCCCTCGTGGAGAAAATCATTGCAGCCTATGAACGACACCAGGCCTAG
- a CDS encoding protein kinase domain-containing protein, with product MIHQLIQDRYYILKLLGTGGFGETYLAKDIGRASNPLCIIKYLKPASTTAAFLKKLRQLFLRQAEILGRLGHHDQMPQLVSYFEQDGGFFIVHDYAEGHTLDQEFQTDQRWSESQATELLKNVLEILSFAHSQGVIHGDVKPENLVRRYRDNRIVLVDFGTVKQEQTQFTAPDGDVHVSIAVSTPGYTAAADGTVIPDYGRDVQAVGYLGIRALTGMSIAALPRDQETGEVIWSSLALANFELEAFISKLAHPLPEERFSNASEALRGLLHLTDFYAPVSVAVLAANTASNVALLESPPVLLTTTVDIPPATSVHGGLLTDTELANIDAWLPGDTTEEQTSTRDTAQLTLPPLTGPQKILIFGGMILALMAGIAGMVGGVGFVTTPSQSQTALDQAHQRRGTGAFDDCLKLAQQIPSTDKLYGQAQSLMIQCRLDPAKALDEDGQRPQALQLLAAIPKDDPAYIAAQELLGLWSDALLVQANQAYQSGNLDQAQAFIQAIPAQSPSHGIAQAALASWRAEFAANQATLAQARQAFDQQRWPEAITLAQQVRLNGQPVPEDSDYYHQNIAPLVQNAQTRQATAPETNPTPPNGTATSPSLDANSPPPEGTPAVTANSSPEVENLNNPNLASPTPTPSPEAIGNVEAVIAQ from the coding sequence GTGATTCATCAACTCATCCAGGATCGCTATTACATCCTCAAACTTCTTGGCACAGGGGGGTTTGGAGAGACCTACTTGGCTAAAGATATTGGCCGGGCCAGTAATCCCCTCTGCATTATCAAGTACCTCAAACCAGCGAGTACAACCGCCGCATTTCTCAAAAAACTCCGGCAACTGTTCCTACGCCAGGCTGAGATATTAGGACGGTTGGGTCATCATGATCAAATGCCACAGCTAGTCAGTTACTTTGAGCAGGACGGGGGCTTCTTCATTGTCCATGACTACGCCGAAGGGCATACCCTTGATCAAGAGTTTCAAACTGATCAACGCTGGAGCGAGTCTCAGGCCACAGAATTACTCAAAAATGTGCTCGAAATCCTCAGCTTTGCCCATAGTCAAGGGGTAATTCATGGGGATGTTAAGCCGGAAAATCTGGTGCGGCGATATCGAGATAACCGGATTGTCTTAGTTGATTTCGGCACTGTTAAACAGGAGCAAACTCAATTTACAGCCCCCGATGGTGATGTCCATGTCAGTATTGCTGTTTCCACACCGGGCTATACAGCAGCTGCCGATGGCACAGTGATTCCTGATTATGGGCGTGATGTCCAGGCCGTGGGCTATCTCGGGATACGCGCCTTGACGGGGATGTCCATTGCCGCCTTACCCCGCGATCAAGAAACTGGAGAAGTCATTTGGTCATCCCTGGCCTTAGCCAATTTTGAATTAGAAGCCTTCATTAGCAAACTCGCCCACCCGCTCCCAGAAGAACGGTTTAGTAATGCCAGTGAAGCTTTACGGGGCCTGCTGCATCTAACAGATTTCTATGCCCCGGTCAGCGTAGCAGTCTTGGCCGCCAATACAGCTAGTAATGTCGCCTTACTAGAGTCTCCACCGGTTCTTTTGACAACAACGGTAGATATCCCCCCAGCAACTTCAGTTCATGGTGGACTACTGACGGATACTGAACTGGCCAACATTGATGCTTGGTTACCTGGAGATACCACTGAAGAGCAGACCTCGACGCGCGACACTGCCCAATTAACACTGCCACCCCTGACAGGGCCACAAAAAATATTGATATTTGGGGGCATGATTTTGGCTCTCATGGCGGGCATTGCGGGCATGGTTGGCGGTGTAGGTTTTGTCACCACACCCTCCCAATCGCAAACGGCCCTAGACCAAGCCCACCAACGGCGGGGAACCGGAGCCTTTGATGACTGTCTCAAACTAGCCCAACAGATCCCCAGTACTGACAAGCTCTATGGCCAGGCCCAGTCCTTGATGATTCAATGTCGGCTAGATCCCGCCAAAGCCCTAGATGAAGACGGTCAACGCCCCCAGGCCCTGCAACTTTTGGCTGCAATTCCTAAAGATGACCCTGCCTATATTGCGGCTCAAGAACTGTTGGGACTATGGTCTGATGCCCTCCTTGTCCAGGCTAACCAGGCCTATCAAAGTGGCAATCTCGACCAGGCCCAGGCCTTCATCCAAGCTATCCCCGCCCAAAGCCCCAGTCATGGGATTGCCCAAGCAGCTCTAGCCAGTTGGCGCGCCGAATTTGCCGCCAATCAAGCCACCCTGGCCCAGGCTCGGCAGGCCTTTGATCAACAACGCTGGCCCGAAGCCATTACCCTAGCCCAACAAGTGCGTTTGAATGGCCAGCCAGTTCCCGAAGACTCCGACTATTACCACCAAAATATCGCTCCCCTAGTTCAGAATGCCCAGACTCGGCAAGCTACGGCCCCTGAGACCAATCCTACACCCCCCAATGGAACAGCCACCAGTCCTAGCTTGGATGCCAATTCTCCACCCCCAGAAGGAACACCAGCGGTGACAGCAAACTCTTCTCCAGAGGTAGAAAATTTGAATAATCCAAATCTGGCCTCTCCAACCCCAACCCCCAGCCCAGAAGCCATTGGTAATGTTGAAGCCGTCATTGCCCAGTAG
- a CDS encoding asparaginase — protein MSKRTQAPDFEIRLLREGIVESVHRGHAVVCDQRGRILSLAGDAETAAFIRSSLKPFQALAITTSGTLERFDLSDRDLAVICSSHRGTVEQLRQVFNILWRSDVDPTNLQCPTPAGQQGPLAHNCSGKHAGMLAVCQQRNWPLNTYLNRQHPVQELILAKVAELLRMPAVEFIYAHDDCGAPTYFMQLADMATLYAQLTSGEDWAMERVIRAMTHHPIMVAGDGQFDTELMRLTQGELVSKTGAEGIQCIGRIGEGMGLAIKITDGAKRAKYAVAIHLLRQMGWITPAIAETLAETFLNITRFTRLEVIGELVLT, from the coding sequence ATGTCCAAACGTACCCAGGCCCCTGACTTTGAAATTCGTCTCCTGCGCGAAGGTATCGTTGAATCTGTCCATCGAGGTCATGCCGTCGTCTGTGATCAACGGGGACGGATTCTTTCCCTAGCTGGAGATGCGGAAACAGCGGCGTTTATTCGTTCTTCCCTCAAACCTTTCCAGGCCTTGGCTATTACCACCAGTGGTACCCTTGAGCGTTTTGATCTCAGTGATCGGGATCTGGCAGTGATTTGCAGTTCCCATCGGGGCACAGTCGAACAATTACGGCAAGTATTTAATATTCTCTGGCGATCTGATGTTGACCCGACAAATCTCCAATGTCCCACACCTGCTGGTCAACAAGGCCCCTTAGCCCACAACTGTTCTGGGAAACACGCTGGAATGCTGGCGGTCTGTCAACAACGGAACTGGCCCCTCAACACCTACTTGAATCGGCAGCACCCCGTCCAAGAGTTAATTTTGGCCAAAGTGGCGGAACTGTTACGGATGCCTGCGGTGGAATTTATCTATGCCCATGATGACTGCGGGGCCCCCACCTACTTCATGCAACTGGCGGACATGGCCACTCTCTATGCTCAACTCACCTCTGGGGAAGACTGGGCCATGGAGCGGGTGATTCGGGCCATGACTCACCATCCGATCATGGTGGCGGGGGATGGCCAATTTGATACGGAACTGATGCGTCTCACCCAAGGGGAACTGGTCAGCAAAACAGGGGCAGAAGGGATTCAATGCATCGGACGGATTGGGGAAGGCATGGGCCTGGCAATCAAAATTACCGATGGAGCCAAACGAGCGAAGTATGCAGTGGCCATTCATCTGCTACGGCAAATGGGCTGGATTACCCCGGCTATTGCGGAAACCTTAGCGGAAACTTTTTTGAATATCACCCGCTTTACCCGCCTCGAGGTGATTGGGGAATTAGTTCTGACTTAA
- a CDS encoding ABC transporter ATP-binding protein encodes MDSPSADLHPGQAKRPVVEIKQLRKTYRTGFWLQQKITPMKGYDLTIYEGETFGLLGPNGAGKTTLLKTLLGLVRPTAGTGSILGHPIGDRRMKETIGYLPENPYFYDYLTGWEFLEFTAGLFRIPRAIQKQRIPVLLEMVGLSVKDTRKKQMRRYSKGMLQRVGMAQALINDPELVFLDEPMSGLDPLGRYQIREIILSLKKQGKTIFFNSHVLSDVEAICDRVGILHQGELICEGGIDQLLGSTNTYHVEGRGGHIEGMQEWLKQLEVQGDRWQGIIQGSPERFLTIVKEMGGQVLSLKLGRPSLEEFFVDQLRQRGLVIGA; translated from the coding sequence ATGGATAGTCCGTCCGCCGATCTCCACCCAGGCCAGGCCAAGCGACCCGTTGTTGAAATTAAGCAACTGCGTAAAACCTATCGGACTGGATTTTGGCTCCAACAGAAAATTACACCCATGAAGGGCTATGACCTGACCATCTATGAGGGGGAAACCTTTGGCTTACTGGGCCCCAATGGCGCAGGCAAAACGACACTCCTGAAAACACTTCTGGGCCTGGTGCGTCCGACAGCCGGAACTGGCTCGATTCTCGGGCATCCCATCGGTGACAGACGGATGAAAGAAACCATTGGCTATCTACCGGAAAATCCCTACTTTTATGACTATTTGACGGGCTGGGAATTTTTAGAATTTACGGCTGGGCTATTTCGGATTCCCCGCGCGATTCAAAAACAACGGATTCCAGTACTCCTGGAAATGGTTGGTTTATCGGTCAAAGATACCCGCAAAAAACAAATGCGCCGCTATTCCAAAGGGATGCTTCAACGGGTTGGCATGGCCCAGGCCCTGATCAACGACCCAGAACTGGTGTTCTTAGATGAACCGATGTCCGGCTTAGACCCCCTCGGTCGGTATCAGATTCGGGAAATTATCCTCTCCCTTAAGAAACAAGGCAAAACCATCTTTTTTAACAGTCATGTTCTCTCGGATGTGGAAGCCATTTGTGATCGAGTGGGGATTCTCCACCAGGGTGAACTGATCTGTGAAGGGGGGATTGATCAACTGCTGGGCAGCACAAATACTTATCATGTCGAGGGTCGGGGCGGTCACATTGAAGGAATGCAGGAGTGGCTAAAACAGTTGGAAGTCCAAGGAGATCGCTGGCAGGGAATCATCCAGGGATCCCCAGAGCGGTTTTTAACCATCGTCAAAGAGATGGGTGGGCAAGTGCTGAGTTTGAAATTAGGGCGACCCTCTTTAGAAGAATTTTTTGTCGATCAACTGCGCCAACGGGGCCTGGTGATTGGAGCCTAG
- a CDS encoding ATP-dependent Clp protease ATP-binding subunit — translation MFERFTEKAIKVIMLAQEEARRLGHNFVGTEQILLGLIGEGTGVAAKVLKSMGVNLKDARIEVEKIIGRGSGFVAVEIPFTPRAKRVLELSLEEARQLGHNYIGTEHLLLGLIREGEGVAARVLENLGVDLSKVRTQVIRMLGETAEVAAGSSSGRTKTPTLDEFGSNLTQMAIDGKLDPVVGRQKEIERVIQILGRRTKNNPVLIGEPGVGKTAIAEGLAQRIANNDIPDILQEKRVVTLDIGLLVAGTKYRGEFEERLKKIMDEIRQASNVILVIDEVHTLIGAGAAEGAIDAANILKPALARGELQCIGATTLDEYRKHIERDAALERRFQPVMVGEPSVEETIEILYGLRERYEKHHKLKILDESLEAAAKLADRYISDRYLPDKAIDLVDEAGSRVRLINSQLPPAAKELDKELRQVLKDKDDAVRAQDFDKAGELRDKEMDLKAQIRNISQQKKSETTTDEDKSPVVTEEDIAHIVSSWTGVPLSKLTETESEKLLHMEDTLHQRVIGQDEAVKAISRAIRRARVGLKNPNRPIASFIFSGPTGVGKTELTKALAAYFFGSEDAMIRLDMSEFMERHTVSKLIGSPPGYVGYNEGGQLTEAVRRRPYTVVLFDEIEKAHPDVFNLLLQILEDGRLTDSKGRTVDFKNTLLIMTSNIGSKVIEKGAGGLGFEFASDNPAESQYNRIRSLVNEELKQYFRPEFLNRLDEIIVFRQLTKDEVKEIADILLREVFTRLTERNITLTVTDRFKERLIDEGYNPSYGARPLRRAIMRLLEDSLAEELLTGRMTEGATAVVDVDESGQVKVLITPPQRELVSAAE, via the coding sequence ATGTTTGAACGGTTTACAGAAAAAGCCATCAAGGTGATTATGCTGGCGCAAGAGGAAGCCCGGCGATTGGGTCACAACTTTGTTGGCACAGAACAAATCCTCCTCGGTCTGATTGGCGAGGGAACAGGGGTTGCTGCCAAAGTCCTTAAATCTATGGGAGTCAATCTCAAAGATGCCCGGATTGAAGTCGAAAAAATCATTGGTCGGGGATCAGGCTTTGTGGCAGTGGAAATTCCCTTTACCCCTCGGGCCAAACGAGTTTTAGAACTGTCCTTAGAAGAAGCTCGCCAACTGGGACACAACTACATTGGCACAGAGCATTTACTCCTGGGCCTAATCCGCGAAGGAGAGGGAGTGGCGGCCCGTGTCCTCGAAAACTTGGGGGTTGACCTCTCGAAAGTACGGACACAAGTGATTCGGATGCTGGGTGAAACAGCCGAGGTTGCTGCCGGTTCCAGTTCAGGACGGACAAAAACTCCCACCTTGGATGAATTTGGCTCTAACCTAACCCAGATGGCCATTGACGGTAAATTAGACCCCGTTGTCGGCCGACAAAAAGAAATTGAGCGGGTGATCCAAATTCTAGGGCGGCGGACTAAAAATAACCCTGTTCTGATTGGTGAACCTGGGGTGGGTAAAACCGCTATTGCCGAGGGCCTGGCCCAGCGAATTGCCAACAATGATATTCCTGATATTCTCCAAGAGAAACGCGTCGTCACCTTGGACATTGGTTTACTGGTTGCCGGAACGAAGTATCGGGGGGAATTTGAAGAGCGTCTGAAAAAGATCATGGACGAAATTCGCCAGGCCTCCAATGTGATTCTGGTCATTGATGAAGTCCATACTCTGATTGGAGCCGGGGCGGCCGAGGGGGCCATTGATGCCGCCAACATTCTCAAGCCGGCCTTAGCTCGGGGTGAACTCCAATGTATCGGTGCCACCACTCTTGATGAATACCGTAAACACATCGAACGAGATGCCGCCCTTGAACGCCGTTTCCAACCGGTGATGGTCGGTGAACCCTCGGTGGAAGAAACCATTGAAATTCTCTATGGCCTGCGAGAGCGGTACGAAAAACACCACAAACTGAAAATTTTGGATGAGTCCTTGGAGGCGGCGGCCAAGTTGGCGGATCGCTATATCTCGGATCGCTATTTGCCCGATAAAGCCATTGACTTGGTTGATGAAGCGGGTTCGCGGGTGCGGTTAATTAACTCCCAATTGCCCCCCGCTGCCAAAGAGTTGGATAAAGAACTGCGGCAAGTCCTGAAGGATAAGGATGATGCCGTCCGGGCCCAAGATTTTGATAAGGCCGGGGAACTGCGGGATAAGGAAATGGATCTCAAGGCCCAAATCCGCAATATTTCCCAACAGAAAAAGTCGGAAACCACCACAGATGAAGATAAATCCCCAGTCGTCACCGAAGAAGACATTGCCCATATTGTTTCCTCTTGGACGGGTGTGCCGCTGAGCAAGCTAACCGAAACCGAATCGGAAAAACTGCTCCACATGGAAGATACCCTCCATCAACGGGTGATTGGTCAGGATGAGGCGGTGAAAGCAATTTCTCGGGCGATTCGCCGGGCCCGGGTTGGCCTGAAAAATCCCAATCGTCCCATTGCTAGCTTTATTTTCTCAGGCCCGACAGGGGTGGGTAAAACCGAGTTAACCAAAGCCTTGGCTGCCTACTTCTTTGGCTCTGAGGACGCGATGATCCGGTTGGATATGTCGGAGTTTATGGAACGGCATACGGTTTCTAAACTGATTGGTTCTCCCCCTGGCTATGTGGGCTATAACGAGGGCGGCCAGTTAACGGAAGCGGTGCGGCGACGGCCCTACACCGTTGTGCTGTTTGATGAGATCGAAAAGGCTCACCCCGATGTCTTTAACCTCTTGCTCCAAATCCTGGAGGATGGGCGGTTAACGGATTCCAAAGGGCGGACGGTGGACTTCAAAAATACCCTCTTGATCATGACCTCCAACATTGGTTCAAAGGTGATTGAGAAAGGGGCTGGGGGCCTGGGCTTTGAGTTTGCCAGTGATAACCCGGCCGAGTCTCAGTACAATCGTATCCGTTCCTTGGTGAATGAAGAACTGAAGCAATACTTCCGCCCTGAGTTTCTCAACCGCTTGGATGAAATTATCGTCTTCCGGCAACTCACCAAAGACGAGGTCAAGGAAATTGCCGATATTCTCCTCAGGGAAGTCTTTACTCGTTTGACGGAGCGCAATATCACCTTGACGGTTACAGATCGGTTCAAAGAACGGCTGATTGATGAAGGATATAACCCTAGCTATGGGGCGCGACCGTTACGCCGGGCCATTATGCGCTTATTGGAAGATAGTTTGGCTGAGGAACTGCTCACCGGCCGGATGACGGAGGGGGCTACAGCCGTTGTGGATGTGGATGAGTCGGGCCAAGTTAAGGTGCTGATTACGCCCCCCCAACGGGAACTAGTCTCGGCGGCTGAGTAG
- a CDS encoding transglutaminase domain-containing protein, which produces MTEIIEAELVVDYPPTPSWRIVRPLGSYQLFGLAWVNDDSAWLRQLSRLPYSAATHGATLLALDRIRGYLLLINPENDHAEILNPYHAEDFLDAQGLCLWQETLWFCRDESVYVCQLPDFTPQVFTRLTYPVHGVTVDANGVYVTCQKSGYIHQLAHTTGDLIRKIPQPGIGPENLTLANNCLWVCDRLEQTVYQLDLAKGTVKAAALTPFANPTAISLDPEGKIWLTYAGEEPYLRDNPNNLDNPLELDYRDYTYIHPLVFQPHAADHYTLSNGYLVEMCYLEEVSPLDETQLDNLEWRISLPVNTLRQTLMKAEPLGTPYRIERVGDQQVAVFQFPELRSPEARLFGWRAWVEVRGIKYHLTPDDVPQGETLPAGFAEKYLVDDDQLAMDHPLVQAAAKEAIGTETNVLRQMLKIRNYVYDRLSYSLTPMIDTPDVVLERGVGSCGEYVGVLLALARLNGIACRTVGRYKCPPFPEQQGIPLNAMYNHVWLEFYIPGLGWLPMESNPDDVVERGPYPTRFFMGLPWYHIEMGKGIPFETTNYRDKGVRIGNLALNHVRFTILSELPPQPTI; this is translated from the coding sequence GTGACTGAGATTATTGAGGCAGAGTTAGTCGTTGATTATCCTCCGACTCCCAGTTGGCGAATTGTCCGTCCCTTAGGTAGCTATCAATTATTTGGCTTGGCCTGGGTGAATGATGATTCAGCTTGGCTGCGACAATTGTCACGTTTGCCCTATTCGGCTGCAACCCATGGCGCGACCCTCCTGGCCTTGGATCGGATCCGGGGCTATTTACTCCTGATTAATCCTGAGAATGACCATGCCGAAATCCTCAATCCCTACCATGCCGAAGACTTTTTAGATGCTCAGGGGCTTTGTCTGTGGCAGGAAACTCTCTGGTTTTGCCGAGACGAAAGCGTTTATGTCTGCCAACTGCCCGACTTTACGCCCCAAGTTTTTACCCGCTTGACATACCCAGTTCATGGAGTAACGGTGGATGCGAATGGGGTTTATGTTACTTGTCAAAAATCCGGCTATATTCACCAACTGGCCCACACCACAGGGGATTTGATTCGGAAAATTCCGCAACCGGGGATTGGGCCGGAAAATCTCACCTTGGCTAACAACTGCCTTTGGGTCTGTGACCGATTGGAGCAAACCGTCTATCAACTTGATTTGGCCAAGGGCACAGTCAAAGCGGCGGCCTTAACCCCCTTTGCCAATCCAACTGCCATTAGCCTGGATCCGGAGGGCAAAATTTGGTTAACCTATGCGGGGGAAGAACCCTATTTACGGGACAATCCCAATAATCTAGATAATCCTTTAGAACTGGACTATCGCGATTACACCTATATCCATCCCTTAGTGTTTCAGCCCCATGCTGCTGACCATTACACGCTCTCCAATGGCTATCTGGTTGAGATGTGTTATTTGGAGGAAGTTTCTCCTCTGGATGAGACCCAATTGGATAATTTGGAGTGGCGCATTTCCTTGCCGGTGAATACGCTCCGTCAGACCCTCATGAAGGCCGAACCCTTGGGAACTCCCTATCGAATTGAGCGAGTTGGTGATCAACAGGTGGCGGTGTTTCAGTTTCCCGAGTTACGATCCCCTGAGGCGCGGTTGTTTGGGTGGCGGGCCTGGGTTGAAGTGCGGGGGATTAAATATCATTTGACTCCTGATGATGTGCCTCAGGGCGAAACCTTACCGGCTGGATTTGCGGAAAAATATTTAGTTGATGATGATCAGTTGGCCATGGATCATCCCCTTGTCCAGGCCGCGGCAAAGGAGGCAATTGGCACCGAAACGAATGTTTTGCGGCAGATGCTAAAAATTCGTAATTACGTTTATGACCGTCTTTCCTATAGTTTGACACCGATGATTGATACCCCGGATGTGGTGTTAGAGCGGGGTGTGGGTTCCTGTGGGGAATATGTCGGAGTTTTACTAGCCTTGGCCCGCTTAAATGGGATTGCCTGTCGCACGGTCGGCCGCTACAAATGTCCCCCCTTTCCAGAGCAACAAGGAATTCCCCTCAATGCCATGTATAACCATGTCTGGTTGGAATTTTATATCCCAGGCCTGGGGTGGTTACCCATGGAGTCTAACCCGGATGATGTGGTGGAGCGGGGCCCCTATCCGACCCGGTTTTTTATGGGACTGCCCTGGTATCACATTGAAATGGGTAAAGGGATTCCCTTTGAAACTACAAATTATCGGGATAAGGGGGTGCGGATTGGTAATCTGGCCCTCAATCATGTCCGCTTTACAATTTTGTCCGAGTTGCCCCCGCAGCCCACAATCTGA
- a CDS encoding response regulator — translation MALEQLTSVPGNILVVDDTQENLEVLSALLELEGYEVRMAINGEMALMGVEAEPPDLILLDIMMPDLDGYEVCQRLKSHPKTKALPIIFISALDDVFDKVKAFQAGAVDYISKPFQAEEVLARVKNQLTIANLEKSLRQKNALLNKQNEQLHQIVEERRELVTSLQEMEEKSRQMFDQAIIGIYQRSPEGRYFKLNDALAQIYGYVSAQDWLDDPDVHQKLPYVDDQQWPRFLQMVDKQGFVKNLVGQVYRADGTQTRICESARPVISPEGQLLYYEGFVFEIPVK, via the coding sequence ATGGCCTTAGAACAACTGACCTCCGTGCCAGGAAATATTTTGGTTGTGGATGATACCCAAGAAAATCTCGAAGTCTTGAGTGCTTTGCTGGAATTGGAGGGGTATGAGGTGCGGATGGCCATTAATGGGGAGATGGCCTTGATGGGGGTTGAGGCGGAACCGCCAGATTTAATTTTGTTGGACATTATGATGCCGGATTTGGATGGCTATGAGGTTTGTCAACGGCTGAAGAGTCATCCCAAAACTAAAGCTCTGCCGATCATTTTTATCAGTGCTTTGGATGATGTTTTTGATAAGGTGAAAGCGTTCCAGGCCGGTGCGGTTGATTATATCTCTAAGCCCTTTCAGGCCGAGGAGGTTTTAGCACGAGTTAAAAATCAACTGACCATTGCCAACTTGGAAAAGAGTCTCCGCCAGAAAAACGCCCTCCTGAACAAGCAAAATGAGCAACTCCATCAAATTGTTGAAGAACGGCGAGAGTTGGTTACTTCGTTGCAGGAGATGGAAGAAAAGTCGCGCCAGATGTTTGACCAGGCCATTATCGGCATTTATCAACGATCTCCAGAGGGCCGCTATTTTAAGCTCAATGATGCCCTGGCCCAAATTTATGGTTATGTCTCGGCCCAAGACTGGTTAGATGATCCCGATGTCCATCAAAAACTGCCCTATGTGGATGATCAACAATGGCCGCGATTTTTGCAAATGGTTGATAAGCAGGGGTTTGTCAAAAATTTAGTCGGTCAGGTCTATCGAGCCGATGGGACGCAAACCCGCATTTGTGAAAGTGCTCGCCCAGTGATTAGCCCCGAGGGACAACTGCTTTACTATGAAGGGTTTGTCTTTGAAATTCCGGTCAAGTAA